GTGTGATGGCAATGGAACGAGTCAACAATACCCTTGCAAAACGAGACCAACGCAAGTTCAGGAAACCCTGTGAGGAGAGTATATAGCCATTACCTTGATGAACCGTTATAGTTTATGTTAATTTGCACACAATGAATACATCAGAATTCTTACTTCCATGACAAACTGTCCAGAGTATGTGCCTGTCATGGTGGAGCTCTGTCCAGCAGCAAGGATTCCTATGGCCCAAATATAGAGGGCAGCAGGACCAAAGAAGCAGCCCAGGACCACACCCTTTataacagacaaagagagagcccCTTTAAGCCATGGTTTCACTATACAAAGTAAAATCGTTCACAAAGCGTTTTGGAGACGTTATGGAAACATGTCCACCAAAAACGTGTACAGTCTTATTACAATCTTACAAGATAATTTAACGAGAGACTACAATATTATCTAGAATTCAGGAAAAATTACTTCATATTGCAGTGAAACTTCACATCGAAACTTACTCCTTTGTAGATGTCCACCTGTAGTGAGTCATTGTTGTTTGGGAAGAGGTTGTTGTAGGGAATATCTGTTCCATTGCAAATTGCATTCTGTAACAAAAAATAGCAGCATGTCACACACGTTTctataacaaaacaaaaaaaatgtgtAAAATGATTTTTGttctgtgtcctcaccacttcaTTGTTGGTCTTACTGTAAAAGGCCTCAGCAAACACAGCTACGACAAAGACGTTGATCAGGAAGGAGATAAAGAGTGCAATGGTTGACTCGATAAAGTAGTACTTGTTGGCCTCTTTAACTTCCTTCTTGTTCCCCCGATCTATTTGCCGAGACTAGAACATACAAGACAAAATTGAAATTAATTTTAAAAGTGTCCCTGCTAAAAGTAAAAACGTTGGTCAAAAAGGTAACAATGTTTTAATGTGTCCTGTTCATTTATTTGTTGATGTTAAATAACATTACATGGCCATGTTACTCCACAATCTTGAAGGTTCATCATGCAAAGATTAAATTGACAGGACAATCATTTAAGGCAGACGACTGTGCCATAACAGTCTGGTTTGAGTTCTAGTCCAACTACTATAGGTGTGGCGTGCACTTACCTTAACAAGGGCTGAGTGCAAGTAGATGTTGTGAGGCATTATAACAGCTCCAACAATTCCAACAGCCTGCTCCAGCTGCAGAGGACCACATCCCTCACAGTAGGGCATAAACATGCCCTTCAACAGCTGCCCCTGATCCGGACTCACCAACACATACTGCACAAAAACACAAGGACAACACAGATAAATGAATGTACTGCTATGGAAAATCACAATAATATGTGGGAACTTAGTTTGAAAAGTTTAAGTTGAAAGTCTTCTTACCTCATAACCAAAGCTAACAGCCATTATTGTGATGAGAAAGCCAAAGAAAGCTTCCAGTTTCCTTAAGCCTGTTAGATGACAGCTAAATTAATATACAAAACAGCCACCCACACCAGTATCCTTATGCTAAGGTAGCGAGTCAATTGGGTGTTGTAGGGGAAACACTCACCATATTTatctaaaaacaaaaacacaaatgtgtCAATTATAGTAATAAGAACACCTGCCCACAGTGGAATCCTGTTTGGGAGGAACAAAGAATCAACAGGTTGTTTGTAGCAACTGTGCACCTATCTAATAAAGGTTGTTTTGATCCCAAAGTGCATCTACCTGCCCACTGAGAGGAGGTTGAAAGCGATGGCACAGCCAATGACCTCCTGCATGTCTGAGCCAATAATGGCCAGTTCCACCATTAGCCACAGAAGAATACGAGGAACCTGACAAAAAAAAGTATAggcatacattacattttaaacgttgtgtgtgtgtgtgtgtttagggaagGGGTTTACTCACAACGGGGTACTCTCTGTTGCAGACCTCTGCTAGGTGCATTCCCGTTACAACCCCTAGGCGTGCTGCCAGCCTCTGTAGGAGAAGTCCAATGATGGTGGCCCCTAAGAGCACCCACAAGAGCTTGAAAGAAACAAACCAAAAGAATAGGAAATGAGATACAAGTTTATGCTGGCTACAGAATTTAATACAACTATTATtgttgtcatcatcatcatcatcatctactCGGATACAATTTCCGGGTGGACATTTCTACCTAAGTTTTGCAAAGTGTTTGTGGTAATAACCTTAAAGCCTGCTTTGGCTCCGGACTGAAGGTCAGACTCAATGTTTCCTGGATCCAGATAGGCTATGCTCATCAGAAAGCCTGGTCCAGTAAATGCCCAGAGTTTCCGGAAACTGAACATCTGCAATGGAGAACCACAAGCAACACGGTCAATATTCCTAGCTGCTATGTAGATGTTACAGGTTACGTATTTACTGGCCctgagaataaaataaaaaaatattattggcCCATGGGTTAGGACTCCAGTTTCAGCTGGTCCTGAAGGTTATGTTAAAAGGAAAATAGTTTGCTCACCCCTATATGCTGTTTTGTCTTGCTATCATTGCCTAATTGCAATATACAGTTGGACAAATCAGAGCCTATCTTACTGATGAAAACAGTAAAATCAACACATGAGGACCCCTTTTGGTAACATACAAACTCAGCATGTACAGCAACATTTCAATGGATTACATACCCGGGTGACATCCTCAGGGATTGGCACCTTTTCCTCAAAATATGTGGAGGGTTCTTCTGGCCCCacgggtgaggcagggggggagataGAACTGTACTGTGTGGTCTGAATAACTCCATTCTCCTGAGAGGGCTcctctgagagagggagagagatggtgagaaaaGGTGGCAAGACTAGAGCCCAATGCACAGTAAAGAGTAAAACTATGAATCATGTAAGTGCATTAAAGAAAGGCTACTGATTGGTTAGCATTAATAAAGCAATCTTGAGTATTATGTTTAAACCAGAACCAAATTCAGGAATTGCCCTGGCCCAAAGGGATAAATAAAGTTTGGTTAAGTAAATTGAATCAGGTAGATAGATACTTTACAATAACCATGGAAATGTCCCAGATCTACAGGAATTTTGCAACTCCAGTACCTTCTAACCCTTCATAACCTCAGTGACAACAGCTTTTTTCATGCATCAACAACACAGTAACATGCCACAATGTATCGAGTGTGTAATCTATTTGAACCCAACAGACTTCTCAAGGTCAGCCAACAAACCTTTCTTTATGACTCAGAATTATCAGGTTGTAAAGGATGTCAATAAAAAGTTGACATAAGGTTATTGAACACATTCACCTAATATTTTTCTCTCTATTAGTAAGCTCCTCTCCTAATAAGGCAATGTAAATCATACTTCCACTAAGTAAGGGGGATAGAACAACGTAGCCACAAATACCTGAAACATACTCATACATTACACAGCAGATCACA
The window above is part of the Osmerus mordax isolate fOsmMor3 chromosome 1, fOsmMor3.pri, whole genome shotgun sequence genome. Proteins encoded here:
- the slc11a2 gene encoding natural resistance-associated macrophage protein 2 — translated: MKTEEEADLEEEPSQENGVIQTTQYSSISPPASPVGPEEPSTYFEEKVPIPEDVTRMFSFRKLWAFTGPGFLMSIAYLDPGNIESDLQSGAKAGFKLLWVLLGATIIGLLLQRLAARLGVVTGMHLAEVCNREYPVVPRILLWLMVELAIIGSDMQEVIGCAIAFNLLSVGRIPLWAGVLITIIDTFVFLFLDKYGLRKLEAFFGFLITIMAVSFGYEYVLVSPDQGQLLKGMFMPYCEGCGPLQLEQAVGIVGAVIMPHNIYLHSALVKSRQIDRGNKKEVKEANKYYFIESTIALFISFLINVFVVAVFAEAFYSKTNNEVNAICNGTDIPYNNLFPNNNDSLQVDIYKGGVVLGCFFGPAALYIWAIGILAAGQSSTMTGTYSGQFVMEGFLNLRWSRFARVLLTRSIAITPTLLVAIFQDVQHLTGMNDFLNVLQSMQLPFALIPILTFTSLPSIMNDFANGLGWKIGGGVVILVVCAINMYFVIVYVTTLNSVLLYVLAALLSISYLCFVGYLAWHCLIALGVSCLDVGSRVRLGLSGHTDVYLLNDMDNDVVEEGTHHRGGH